From the genome of Gopherus evgoodei ecotype Sinaloan lineage chromosome 5, rGopEvg1_v1.p, whole genome shotgun sequence, one region includes:
- the NCAPG gene encoding condensin complex subunit 3 isoform X1 — protein sequence MGAEKKLLQIKDAFEMAQKPHQNHAKLVAALKRTYNQLKDKMVFREEFVHYLKYPMIIYKREPAVEQVINFAAKFVTSFDQLEKEDGNEEEEENSLLSYLFNFLLESHSANSHAVRLRVCQLVNKLLGSMPENAQIDDDLFDKINEAMLIRLKDKIPNVRLQAVLALARLQDPNDENCPVVNVYNALLENDSNAEVRRAVLSCIAPSAKTLPKIVGRTMDVKEAVRKLAYEVLAEKVHMRALSIAQRVKLLQQGLNDRSDAVKEVVQKKLLQAWLRLTEGDVLELLHRLDVENCPNVAVSVLNALFSLSPLSNLVQNCKNLDNRKLIPMEDLTAESALYWRSLCEYLKSKGEEGEALMEQILSEPATYADYLSSYLQNMPVLSEEQREDFSCIENLLTKEFIGQQLILIIGCMDTTEEGGRKRLLAVLQEILILPTTSTSLISSLVERLLSILKDDDRRIHTVAEIISEVREPIVTVDTPVDAAEIRKQQLKLAEIKVKLLETKEALEECITLQDFNRALVLKEKIRELECIKSDLIKETEQPEIKEMRVEKNDPETLLKCLLMCYELLKQMALSKEIGPTMNGIIESLILPGITNIHPAVRNMAVLCLGCCALQNKDFASRHLALLLQVLQIDDIKVKRSALKAVFDQLMLFGIETFKAKKDDSHSEETEIRNGDCEEEETKIKELEEETATVHNLLQLLSSFLDSEFSELRTEAAEGLAKLMFSGRLISAKLLSRLILLWYNPVTEEDIQLRHCLGVFFPLFAYANRTNQECFEEAFLPTLRTLFNAPASSPLAEVDIANVSELLVDLTRPSGLNPQAKKSQDYQDLTVHDSLAVKICNEILIDPTAPDVRIYAKSLSSLELSKYFTKDLLVLLDEILEKVKDKLCQRMIGKFKINLSKGNDIDKDRSEVEQETGTTTSEHVNPNEEEKNKEVDQSPVNEHKDYAPAKQKSTRSKATRGQRKINTGARSVNTRRNRKMVASDSESGDEVPEPVILPNSRPSRRAKTAALEKTRMNLSKLLNVEADD from the exons ATGGGAGCGGAGAAGAAGCTGCTGCAAATCAAAGATGCGTTCGAGATGGCTCAGAAACCTCATCAGAACCATGCAAAGCTAGTGGCAGCCTTGAAGCGTACCTACAATCAG TTGAAGGATAAGATGGTTTTTCGTGAGGAGTTTGTTCATTACCTTAAGTATCCTATGATAATCTACAAGCGGGAACCAGCAGTGGAACAAGTGATAAATTTTGCAGCTAAGTTTGTTACTTCATTTGATCAGCTGGAGAAAGAAGATGGTaatgaggaagaagaagaaaactcACTTCTGagttatttgtttaattttctgcTTGAG TCTCACAGTGCGAACAGCCATGCTGTTAGACTTCGAGTGTGCCAGCTTGTTAATAAGCTTTTGGGAAGTATGCCAGAAAATGCCCAGATTGATGATGATCTCTTTGATAAAATTAATGAAGCCATGCTAATTAGACTGAAGGATAAGATTCCAAATGTGAGACTCCAGGCTGTACTGGCATTGGCTAGACTTCAGGATCCCAATGATGAGAACTGTCCTGTGGTTAATG tttacaATGCTTTGCTTGAAAATGATTCAAATGCAGAAGTGAGGCGTGCAGTGTTGTCATGTATTGCCCCATCAGCTAAGACTTTGCCAAAAATTGTAGGCCGCACTATGGATGTAAAAGAGGCTGTCAGGAAACTGGCATATGAG gtTTTGGCAGAAAAAGTTCACATGAGAGCTTTGTCCATAGCTCAGAGAGTAAAACTATTGCAGCAAGGACTGAATGACAGATCTG ATGCTGTTAAGGAGGTGGTGCAGAAGAAACTTCTTCAAGCCTGGTTACGGTTGACTGAGGGGGATGTCCTAGAATTGCTTCACCGGTTGGATGTAGAAAACTGCCCCAACGTGGCTGTCTCAGTGCTTAATGCCTTGTTTTCATTATCTCCACTTAGTAACTTAGTTCAAAACTGCAAAAACCTTGATAACAG gAAATTGATTCCAATGGAAGATCTAACTGCTGAGAGTGCTTTATATTGGAGATCCCTTTGTGAGTATCTAAAATCAAAAGGGGAAGAAGGTGAAGCTTTGATGGAGCAGATTTTGTCAGAACCTGCCACATATGCAGATTATCTGTCGAg TTACCTTCAGAACATGCCAGTTCTGAGTGAAGAACAAAGGGAAGATTTTTCCTGTATTGAAAACTTGCTGACAAAAGAATTTATAGGTCAGCAGTTGATTCTTATTATAGGCTGCATGGATACCACTGAAGAGGGAGGAAG gaagCGTCTACTGGCTGTCTTGCAGGAGATTCTTATTCTACCTACTACTTCAACATCCCTTATATCTTCACTTGTCGAGAGATTGCTCAGCATTCTCAAAGATGATGACAGGAGAATTCATACT GTTGCAGAAATTATCTCAGAGGTTCGTGAGCCCATTGTAACAGTTGACACTCCTGTAGATGCAGCTGAAATAAGAAAGCAACAACTTAAG CTGGctgaaataaaagtgaaactTTTGGAAACAAAAGAAGCTTTGGAGGAATGTATTACTCTGCAGGATTTTAATCGTGCATTGGTgttaaaagagaaaataagagAGCTGGAATGCATCAAGAGTGATCTGATAAAAGAAACAGAACAGCCTGAAATTAAAGAAATGCGTGTGGAGAAG AATGATCCTGAAACACTGCTGAAGTGTTTACTGATGTGTTATGAACTCCTCAAGCAGATGGCCCTTTCTAAAGAAATAGGCCCAACAATGAATGGGATCATTGAATCCTTG ataCTTCCTGGAATAACTAATATCCATCCAGCTGTAAGAAATATGGCAGTTTTATGTTTGGGTTGCTGTGCCCTGCAGAACAAAGACTTTGCCAGTCGACACCTTGCATTGCTGCTACAG GTTTTACAAATTGATGATATTAAGGTAAAGCGAAGTGCTTTAAAGGCAGTCTTTGACCAGCTGATGTTATTTGGGATAGAAACATTCAAAGCAAAAAAAGACGATTCTCACAGTGAAGAAACAGAGATTAGAAATGGAGATTGTGAAGAGGAGGAGACTAAAATAAAAGAGTTGGAAGAAGAGACTGCCACTGTTCACAACCTCCTACAACTTCTTTCCAGTTTCTTAGACAGCGAG TTTTCAGAACTCAGGACAGAAGCTGCAGAAGGCCTGGCCAAGTTGATGTTCTCTGGGAGGTTAATTAGTGCCAAACTTCTTTCTCGTCTCATTTTGTTGTGGTATAATCCAGTGACAGAAGAAGATATTCAACTTAGACACTGTCTGGGAGTTTTCTTCCCTTTATTTGCTTATGCAAATAG GACTAATCAGGAATGTTTTGAGGAAGCCTTTCTTCCAACTCTGCGAACACTGTTTAATGCTCCTGCATCTTCACCTTTGGCTGAAGTAGATATTGCTAATGTTTCTGAACTGTTAGTAGACCTGACAAGACCAAGTGGACTGaatcctcaggccaaaaagtccCAGGATTACCAA GATTTAACAGTGCACGATAGCTTAGCCGTGAAAATCTGCAATGAGATCTTGATAGACCCAACTGCACCAGATGTTCGTATTTATGCGAAATCCTTGAGTTCATTAGAACTCAGCAAATATTTCACAAAAGATCTTCTGGTTCTACTTGACGAGATCCTTGAG AAGGTCAAAGATAAGTTGTGTCAAAGAATGATTGGGAAATTCAAGATAAATTTAAGCAAAGGAAATGATATAGACAAAGACCGCTCTGAAGTAGAACAGGAAACTGGCACCACAACATCTGAGCATGTTAATCCAAATGAGGAAG AAAAGAATAAAGAAGTTGATCAAAGTCCTGTTAATGAACATAAAGATTATGCACCTGCAAAGCAGAAATCTACAAGAAGCAAAGCTACTAGAG GGCAGAGAAAAATAAACACCGGGGCTAGGTCTGTGAATACAAGAAGAAATCGTAAAATGGTAGCGTCTGACAGTGAAAG TGGTGATGAAGTTCCAGAACCAGTTATATTGCCAAATTCAAGACCTTCAAGACGAGCAAAAACAGCAGCACTTGAGAAAACTCGAATGAATCTCTCAAAGCTTCTGAATGTAGAAGCAGATGATTGA
- the NCAPG gene encoding condensin complex subunit 3 isoform X2 has protein sequence MGAEKKLLQIKDAFEMAQKPHQNHAKLVAALKRTYNQSHSANSHAVRLRVCQLVNKLLGSMPENAQIDDDLFDKINEAMLIRLKDKIPNVRLQAVLALARLQDPNDENCPVVNVYNALLENDSNAEVRRAVLSCIAPSAKTLPKIVGRTMDVKEAVRKLAYEVLAEKVHMRALSIAQRVKLLQQGLNDRSDAVKEVVQKKLLQAWLRLTEGDVLELLHRLDVENCPNVAVSVLNALFSLSPLSNLVQNCKNLDNRKLIPMEDLTAESALYWRSLCEYLKSKGEEGEALMEQILSEPATYADYLSSYLQNMPVLSEEQREDFSCIENLLTKEFIGQQLILIIGCMDTTEEGGRKRLLAVLQEILILPTTSTSLISSLVERLLSILKDDDRRIHTVAEIISEVREPIVTVDTPVDAAEIRKQQLKLAEIKVKLLETKEALEECITLQDFNRALVLKEKIRELECIKSDLIKETEQPEIKEMRVEKNDPETLLKCLLMCYELLKQMALSKEIGPTMNGIIESLILPGITNIHPAVRNMAVLCLGCCALQNKDFASRHLALLLQVLQIDDIKVKRSALKAVFDQLMLFGIETFKAKKDDSHSEETEIRNGDCEEEETKIKELEEETATVHNLLQLLSSFLDSEFSELRTEAAEGLAKLMFSGRLISAKLLSRLILLWYNPVTEEDIQLRHCLGVFFPLFAYANRTNQECFEEAFLPTLRTLFNAPASSPLAEVDIANVSELLVDLTRPSGLNPQAKKSQDYQDLTVHDSLAVKICNEILIDPTAPDVRIYAKSLSSLELSKYFTKDLLVLLDEILEKVKDKLCQRMIGKFKINLSKGNDIDKDRSEVEQETGTTTSEHVNPNEEEKNKEVDQSPVNEHKDYAPAKQKSTRSKATRGQRKINTGARSVNTRRNRKMVASDSESGDEVPEPVILPNSRPSRRAKTAALEKTRMNLSKLLNVEADD, from the exons ATGGGAGCGGAGAAGAAGCTGCTGCAAATCAAAGATGCGTTCGAGATGGCTCAGAAACCTCATCAGAACCATGCAAAGCTAGTGGCAGCCTTGAAGCGTACCTACAATCAG TCTCACAGTGCGAACAGCCATGCTGTTAGACTTCGAGTGTGCCAGCTTGTTAATAAGCTTTTGGGAAGTATGCCAGAAAATGCCCAGATTGATGATGATCTCTTTGATAAAATTAATGAAGCCATGCTAATTAGACTGAAGGATAAGATTCCAAATGTGAGACTCCAGGCTGTACTGGCATTGGCTAGACTTCAGGATCCCAATGATGAGAACTGTCCTGTGGTTAATG tttacaATGCTTTGCTTGAAAATGATTCAAATGCAGAAGTGAGGCGTGCAGTGTTGTCATGTATTGCCCCATCAGCTAAGACTTTGCCAAAAATTGTAGGCCGCACTATGGATGTAAAAGAGGCTGTCAGGAAACTGGCATATGAG gtTTTGGCAGAAAAAGTTCACATGAGAGCTTTGTCCATAGCTCAGAGAGTAAAACTATTGCAGCAAGGACTGAATGACAGATCTG ATGCTGTTAAGGAGGTGGTGCAGAAGAAACTTCTTCAAGCCTGGTTACGGTTGACTGAGGGGGATGTCCTAGAATTGCTTCACCGGTTGGATGTAGAAAACTGCCCCAACGTGGCTGTCTCAGTGCTTAATGCCTTGTTTTCATTATCTCCACTTAGTAACTTAGTTCAAAACTGCAAAAACCTTGATAACAG gAAATTGATTCCAATGGAAGATCTAACTGCTGAGAGTGCTTTATATTGGAGATCCCTTTGTGAGTATCTAAAATCAAAAGGGGAAGAAGGTGAAGCTTTGATGGAGCAGATTTTGTCAGAACCTGCCACATATGCAGATTATCTGTCGAg TTACCTTCAGAACATGCCAGTTCTGAGTGAAGAACAAAGGGAAGATTTTTCCTGTATTGAAAACTTGCTGACAAAAGAATTTATAGGTCAGCAGTTGATTCTTATTATAGGCTGCATGGATACCACTGAAGAGGGAGGAAG gaagCGTCTACTGGCTGTCTTGCAGGAGATTCTTATTCTACCTACTACTTCAACATCCCTTATATCTTCACTTGTCGAGAGATTGCTCAGCATTCTCAAAGATGATGACAGGAGAATTCATACT GTTGCAGAAATTATCTCAGAGGTTCGTGAGCCCATTGTAACAGTTGACACTCCTGTAGATGCAGCTGAAATAAGAAAGCAACAACTTAAG CTGGctgaaataaaagtgaaactTTTGGAAACAAAAGAAGCTTTGGAGGAATGTATTACTCTGCAGGATTTTAATCGTGCATTGGTgttaaaagagaaaataagagAGCTGGAATGCATCAAGAGTGATCTGATAAAAGAAACAGAACAGCCTGAAATTAAAGAAATGCGTGTGGAGAAG AATGATCCTGAAACACTGCTGAAGTGTTTACTGATGTGTTATGAACTCCTCAAGCAGATGGCCCTTTCTAAAGAAATAGGCCCAACAATGAATGGGATCATTGAATCCTTG ataCTTCCTGGAATAACTAATATCCATCCAGCTGTAAGAAATATGGCAGTTTTATGTTTGGGTTGCTGTGCCCTGCAGAACAAAGACTTTGCCAGTCGACACCTTGCATTGCTGCTACAG GTTTTACAAATTGATGATATTAAGGTAAAGCGAAGTGCTTTAAAGGCAGTCTTTGACCAGCTGATGTTATTTGGGATAGAAACATTCAAAGCAAAAAAAGACGATTCTCACAGTGAAGAAACAGAGATTAGAAATGGAGATTGTGAAGAGGAGGAGACTAAAATAAAAGAGTTGGAAGAAGAGACTGCCACTGTTCACAACCTCCTACAACTTCTTTCCAGTTTCTTAGACAGCGAG TTTTCAGAACTCAGGACAGAAGCTGCAGAAGGCCTGGCCAAGTTGATGTTCTCTGGGAGGTTAATTAGTGCCAAACTTCTTTCTCGTCTCATTTTGTTGTGGTATAATCCAGTGACAGAAGAAGATATTCAACTTAGACACTGTCTGGGAGTTTTCTTCCCTTTATTTGCTTATGCAAATAG GACTAATCAGGAATGTTTTGAGGAAGCCTTTCTTCCAACTCTGCGAACACTGTTTAATGCTCCTGCATCTTCACCTTTGGCTGAAGTAGATATTGCTAATGTTTCTGAACTGTTAGTAGACCTGACAAGACCAAGTGGACTGaatcctcaggccaaaaagtccCAGGATTACCAA GATTTAACAGTGCACGATAGCTTAGCCGTGAAAATCTGCAATGAGATCTTGATAGACCCAACTGCACCAGATGTTCGTATTTATGCGAAATCCTTGAGTTCATTAGAACTCAGCAAATATTTCACAAAAGATCTTCTGGTTCTACTTGACGAGATCCTTGAG AAGGTCAAAGATAAGTTGTGTCAAAGAATGATTGGGAAATTCAAGATAAATTTAAGCAAAGGAAATGATATAGACAAAGACCGCTCTGAAGTAGAACAGGAAACTGGCACCACAACATCTGAGCATGTTAATCCAAATGAGGAAG AAAAGAATAAAGAAGTTGATCAAAGTCCTGTTAATGAACATAAAGATTATGCACCTGCAAAGCAGAAATCTACAAGAAGCAAAGCTACTAGAG GGCAGAGAAAAATAAACACCGGGGCTAGGTCTGTGAATACAAGAAGAAATCGTAAAATGGTAGCGTCTGACAGTGAAAG TGGTGATGAAGTTCCAGAACCAGTTATATTGCCAAATTCAAGACCTTCAAGACGAGCAAAAACAGCAGCACTTGAGAAAACTCGAATGAATCTCTCAAAGCTTCTGAATGTAGAAGCAGATGATTGA